One window of the Perca flavescens isolate YP-PL-M2 chromosome 16, PFLA_1.0, whole genome shotgun sequence genome contains the following:
- the map1b gene encoding microtubule-associated protein 1B isoform X1: MATLVESAEMETLGGQGKTGTFPTSSSGPPQHFNDSKFYLLVVIGEIITEDHLKCAIADIEKGIRSWDTNLIDCNLDQELKLFVSRHSARFSADVRGQRILHHKSNILETVVLINPSDDAVSTEVRLMISDTARHKLLVLSGQCSENSGELILQSGSFSFFNFIDIFTDQEIGELLSTIHPANKANLTLSCPEQGEWKNSNLDKHNLQDFINMKLNSTLILPEMEGLSEFTEYLSESVEIPSPFDMLEPPTSGGFLKLSKPCCYIFPAGSGDSALFAVNGFNMLINGGSDRKSCFWKLVRHLDRVDSILMTHIGDDNLPGINSMLQRKVAELEEEQSQGSTANSDWVKNMISPDIGVVFLNLPENLENPEPNYKVRRNVEEAAFTQQFLTKLNLRLEPLQRPVGNTIEPLILFQKMGVGKLEMYVLNPSRNSKEMQHFMKQWTGSEKDTASILLPNGKESEFPVSYLTSISSLIVWHPANPLDKVVRVLFPGNATQHHIFEGLEKLKHLDFLKQPVVTQKAMSSNMPSTPTLKQAKMKHRTDSKESLRSTPKPSPSKSIRKDSKEEAPEKAKTDAESSHEKTPKTEKKEKAPLKKEKAKAPEKAKAEQTAQNETPEKKKSEIKPKFEKIVKKETKVSVEKKKEVKKEVAKKDDTPKHEVKKDEKAKKEDAKKVIKKDTRRDSPMKKKEEKKEQKKDVKVPFKDIKKTSAVGEEKSLAPKPKPLKKDNASKKDAGILSKLKEKGKAKVTKKETKVDSDKLAASAAAVAEDPEVVRSLMSTPEDLTKDFEELRAEELVEDDATVQQIKEEEAVMIHHEELIQTKESPEALESMDEGITTTEAEGDNGETPEEQVLKGKGNGSVIEKFEDEGTVMEETSEGGDYEEKGETEEVYEPQRVEPDKDKLTPSEDEHQEKNDEVKTEDSVEDNEDVTNKNVEDQHASEREIEKHNLFLSASPKVSSPVSPAASIHDEKVPVGFQSSTASDEENQDEPPEDYTVTSGHTQSTIEISSVPTPMDEMLTPRDIMSDENTNDESPSQDVGRFGTSAPGEFDRKKLSPLQDMPGSDLSQSDATEGQDYGHSASTISPPSSLEEDKFYKGFLSEGKAEEFATAQESCEKYDTDSARLRLDSTSTTSPLVRSPSVDHKDKIDYPSLFAAPIELSTTLAGCARATADPSISPDDKTLEGANSPQSSGHTPYYQSPVDERAGALPPVSEDGAQGPVIVEVTSDKEDFSNTGTPEPIEPEPESSSPVERVMSSPKNPHPTESDSPTKTEKSLFDIDHKKTGDSVLSSAPMTKPEDTNPFTAFKDESKMSISEGTTSDKSETPLEEVVAEDTFSHLASASTASLATNSLPEPTTDSPSLHAEIGSPHSTEVDDSLSVSVVQTPTTFQEAEGSPSKEDSPRPMSISPDISPKTKSRAQDTKSPEHSTMSIEFGQESPDHSLALDFSKQSPEHPSVGGSSHATKNGPTEVDYSPSDGTDERPSEDHSSTVQKPLFFDESDSVLATSATPSDASLSTPSVTTPCQMTEMLHAVAEQTDKSPVTPKASSLTHSPHSNEPSPVLGGSPAKDSTSLISPSVEGFINKSDTQQKYDKSPSPPKAASPSSPSTFSKEETVSPVKETNPFRCEDSTLEAKSPVSPKVPFPSYLPLSSDPHHYNFACGSRHPDSTKKSPSAPSKTDVDLCLVTSCEYRHPKTELSPSFINPNPLEYFINEEKAVDEEKPLAKSGGGPPPSGGKLSAKQCDETPPTSISESAPSQTDSDVPPGTEECPSITADANIDSEDDSETLPTDRTLTYRHVDPPPVALRDSAPSSGHHDVCMVDPEALKAEENLHNANTDGEEKPKKKKLLKKSSSPTRKSTLSKVKDTKNSSPKKSVGEGKDAKNATNTSASKVVKSATSGTGSGKVSGGASLPNCPPMYMDLVYIPNHCNAKNVDAEFFKRVRSSYYVVSGNDQTAQEPSRAVLDAVLEGKAQWGNNMQVTLIPTHDTDVMREWYQETHDKQQELNIMVLASSSTVVMQDESFPACKIEM; encoded by the exons GGCAGAGAATTCTTCACCATAAAAGTAATATCCTGGAGACGGTGGTGCTTATCAACCCTTCAGATGATGCAGTCAGTACTGAG GTTCGTTTGATGATCTCAGACACTGCCAGACACAAGCTTCTGGTTCTCTCAGGGCAATGCTCTGAAAACAGTGGGGAACTAATTCTTCAGTCTGGATCTTTCTCCTTCTTCAACTTCATAGACATATTCACTGACCAAGAG ATTGGTGAATTGCTCAGCACCATTCACCCGGCAAACAAAGCTAACCTAACACTGTCCTGCCCTGAACAAGGCGAGTGGAAAAACTCCAACTTGGACAAACACAACCTGCAGGACTTCATTAACATGAAACTAAACTCCACTCTCATACTCCCTGAAATGGAAGGCCTCTCAGAGTTCACAGAGTATTTATCTGAATCAGTAGAGATCCCATCTCCTTTTGACATGTTAGAACCACCAACCTCAGGTGGATTCCTCAAACTCTCCAAACCATGCTGTTACATTTTCCCTGCTGGTAGCGGTGACTCTGCTCTCTTTGCTGTCAATGGCTTCAACATGCTCATTAACGGTGGCTCAGACAGGAAGTCGTGCTTCTGGAAGCTGGTGAGACATCTAGACCGGGTGGACTCCATCCTCATGACCCACATTGGTGACGACAACCTGCCGGGCATCAATAGcatgctgcagaggaaggttGCAGAGCTTGAGGAGGAGCAGTCACAGGGCTCGACAGCTAACAGTGACTGGGTGAAGAACATGATTTCTCCAGATAttggtgttgtgtttttgaatcTTCCTGAAAACCTGGAGAACCCTGAACCTAATTACAAAGTGCGGAGGAATGTTGAGGAGGCAGCGTTTACTCAGCAGTTCCTCACCAAGCTAAATTTGAGGTTAGAGCCTTTGCAGAGGCCTGTTGGAAACACGATAGAACCACTCATCCTTTTTCAGAAAATGGGCGTTGGGAAGCTTGAGATGTATGTGCTTAATCCATCGAGGAACAGCAAGGAGATGCAGCACTTCATGAAGCAGTGGACAGGTAGTGAGAAAGACACCGCTTCCATTCTGCTGCCAAATGGAAAAGAATCTGAGTTCCCCGTCTCTTATTTGACTTCTATCTCTTCACTCATTGTGTGGCACCCTGCAAATCCCTTAGATAAGGTTGTGCGTGTTCTCTTTCCTGGAAATGCCACCCAGCATCACATCTTTGAAGGTTTAGAAAAGCTAAAGCACTTGGACTTCCTGAAGCAGCCAGTTGTCACTCAAAAAGCAATGTCTTCTAATATGCCGTCAACACCAACACTAAAGCAAGCTAAGATGAAACACAGAACAGACAGCAAAGAGAGCCTGAGGTCTACTCCAAAGCCATCACCAAGCAAAAGCATCAGGAAGGATTCAAAGGAGGAAGCACCAGAAAAGGCAAAGACAGATGCAGAATCATCTCATGAAAAAACACCAAAGactgagaaaaaagaaaaggccccgctgaaaaaggaaaaggctAAAGCACCTGAGAAAGCAAAGGCGGAGCAAACAGCCCAAAATGAGACTCCAGAAAAGAAGAAGTCTGAAATAAAACCCAAATTTGAAAAGATTGTTAAAAAGGAGACCAAGGTGTCtgtggaaaagaaaaaggaggttAAGAAAGAAGTAGCAAAGAAAGATGATACACCCAAACACGAGGTTAAAAAGGAtgaaaaagcaaagaaagaggatgcaaagaaagttataaaaaaggATACCAGAAGAGATTCACCTATGAAGaagaaggaagaaaagaaagagcaaAAGAAAGATGTCAAGGTTCCCtttaaagacataaaaaagACATCCGCTGTAGGTGAAGAAAAGAGTCTAGCACCAAAACCAAAACCTCTGAAAAAAGACAATGCTTCAAAGAAAGACGCAGGAATCCTGTCAAAGttaaaagagaaaggaaaggcAAAGGTGACAAAGAAGGAGACAAAGGTGGATAGTGACAAACTTGCAGCAAGTGCAGCTGCTGTTGCAGAGGATCCAGAAGTAGTAAGATCTCTAATGTCCACACCGGAGGACCTTACTAAGGACTTTGAGGAGCTTAGAGCTGAAGAGTTGGTGGAGGATGATGCAACTGTGCAACAAATTAAGGAAGAAGAGGCTGTGATGATCCACCATGAAGAACTAATACAAACCAAAGAGTCACCTGAGGCATTAGAGTCTATGGATGAGGGTATAACCACAACGGAGGCTGAAGGAGACAACGGAGAGACTCCAGAGGAACAAGTTCTTAAGGGAAAAGGCAATGGTAGTGTCATTGAGAAGTTTGAAGATGAAGGCACTGTAATGGAGGAGACATCAGAGGGAGGGGATTATGAAGAGAAGGGAGAGACCGAAGAAGTTTATGAACCACAGAGAGTGGAACCGGATAAAGATAAGCTTACTCCCAGTGAAGATGAACACCAAGAGAAAAATGATGAAGTCAAAACAGAAGACAGTGTCGAAGACAATGAGGATGTGACTAATAAAAATGTAGAAGATCAGCACGCAagtgagagagaaatagagaaacATAACCTGTTTTTATCAGCCTCACCCAAAGTGTCCTCACCTGTTTCTCCGGCTGCATCTATCCATGATGAAAAAGTTCCAGTTGGCTTTCAGAGCTCAACAGCCTCGGATGAGGAGAACCAAGATGAACCCCCTGAGGATTACACTGTCACCTCTGGCCACACTCAGTCCACCATTGAGATCTCCAGTGTGCCTACTCCCATGGATGAGATGTTGACTCCTAGAGACATTATGAGCGATGAAAACACCAATGATGAATCTCCTTCACAGGATGTTGGCAGGTTTGGGACATCAGCACCTGGAGAGTTTGACAGGAAGAAGCTGTCTCCACTTCAGGACATGCCAGGGTCCGATCTCTCTCAGAGTGATGCCACAGAAGGCCAGGACTACGGCCACTCCGCTTCCACAATATCTCCCCCCTCATCACTAGAAGAGGATAAATTCTATAAGGGGTTTCTTTCTGAAGGAAAAGCTGAAGAATTTGCAACAGCCCAAGAGTCATGTGAGAAGTACGACACAGACTCCGCTAGACTCAGACTAGATTCAACTTCAACAACATCGCCTCTTGTACGTTCTCCTTCAGTGGACCACAAGGACAAGATTGACTATCCATCATTGTTTGCTGCTCCAATAGAGCTGTCCACCACACTGGCAGGATGCGCCAGAGCAACAGCTGATCCCTCCATTAGCCCAGATGACAAGACATTGGAAGGAGCTAACTCGCCTCAGTCTTCTGGTCACACACCTTACTATCAGTCACCAGTAGATGAAAGAGCAGGGGCTCTACCACCTGTGTCAGAAGACGGAGCACAGGGTCCTGTAATTGTGGAGGTCACAAGTGATAAAGAGGATTTCTCTAATACAGGTACCCCAGAGCCTATTGAGCCAGAACCAGAAAGTTCCTCCCCTGTAGAGAGAGTGATGTCCTCTCCAAAAAACCCACATCCAACTGAATCCGATTCCCCCACGAAGACGGAAAAGTCACTCTTTGATATTGATCATAAGAAAACTGGAGATTCAGTCTTGTCCTCAGCACCAATGACCAAACCCGAAGACACTAATCCTTTCACAGCTTTCAAAGACGAGAGTAAAATGTCCATTTCAGAGGGTACCACTTCAGACAAGTCAGAAACCCCTCTGGAGGAGGTGGTAGCAGAagatacattttcacatttagcTTCAGCATCCACTGCCTCGCTGGCCACCAACTCCTTGCCAGAACCCACGACTGACTCTCCTTCTCTTCATGCTGAGATAGGCTCTCCTCACTCAACAGAAGTAGatgactctctgtctgtctccgtgGTTCAGACCCCAACCACCTTTCAGGAGGCTGAAGGTTCTCCATCCAAGGAAGATAGCCCGAGACCCATGTCTATCTCCCCTGATATCTCACCAAAGACAAAAAGCAGAGCACAGGACACAAAATCACCAGAGCACTCCACCATGTCAATAGAGTTTGGCCAGGAGTCTCCTGACCACTCCTTAGCTCTGGACTTTAGTAAGCAATCTCCAGAGCATCCATCTGTGGGAGGCAGCTCACATGCTACAAAGAATGGCCCGACTGAGGTTGATTACAGCCCCTCAGATGGAACAGATGAAAGACCATCTGAAGACCATAGTTCCACAGTGCAGAAGCCTTTGTTTTTTGATGAGAGCGATTCAGTCCTTGCCACTTCTGCAACCCCATCAGATGCATCTCTGTCCACTCCCTCTGTGACGACCCCATGCCAGATGACAGAGATGCTACATGCCGTGGCTGAGCAGACAGATAAGTCTCCTGTCACCCCAAAGGCATCCTCTCTCACCCACTCTCCCCATTCCAATGAGCCATCCCCAGTGCTAGGAGGTTCCCCAGCTAAAGACAGTACCAGCCTAATTTCACCATCTGTGGAGGGCTTTATTAATAAATCCGACACACAGCAGAAATATGACAAGTCACCCTCACCTCCCAAAGCTGCTTCCCCATCATCGCCTTCTACCTTTTCAAAAGAAGAGACCGTTTCCCCGGTAAAGGAGACTAATCCCTTTAGATGTGAGGATTCTACACTTGAGGCAAAATCCCCTGTGAGTCCCAAAGTTCCCTTTCCATCATATCTACCTCTCTCCTCTGATCCGCATCATTACAATTTTGCCTGTGGCTCCAGGCACCCAGACTCCACAAAGAAGAGCCCCTCTGCTCCATCTAAGACAGATGTTGACCTCTGCCTAGTCACTTCATGTGAGTATCGTCACCCCAAGACAGAACTGTCCCCATCTTTCATCAACCCTAACCCTCTAGAATACTTCATCAATGAAGAGAAGGCCGTGGATGAGGAGAAGCCTCTGGCCAAGTCAGGAGGAGGTCCCCCACCTTCAGGAGGTAAACTTTCTGCCAAACAGTGTGATGAGACCCCACCCACATCCATCAGTGAATCTGCCCCCTCCCAGACAGATTCAGATGTTCCACCAGGGACAGAGGAGTGCCCTTCCATTACAGCAGATGCTAACATTGACTCTGAAGACGACTCTGAGACTCTGCCTACTGACAGAACGCTGACCTACAGGCATGTCGACCCTCCTCCGGTGGCACTCAGGGACTCTGCTCCATCTTCAGGCCACCATGATGTATGCATGGTGGACCCAGAGGCCCTCAAGGCTGAAGAAAACCTCCACAATGCAAATACAGATGGAGAAGAAAAGCCCAAGAAGAAAAAGCTCTTGAAAAAGTCTTCCTCGCCAACCAGGAAGAGTACTCTATCAAAAGTGAAGGACACAAAGAATTCCTCTCCAAAGAAGAGTGTTGGAGAAGGGAAAGATGCCAAAAATGCAACCAATACCTCTGCGTCCAAAGTTGTAAAAAGTGCCACATCGG GTACTGGCAGTGGAAAGGTATCAGGTGGAGCATCTCTGCCCAACTGCCCTCCCATGTACATGGATTTGGTTTACATCCCTAATCATTGCAATGCCAAGAATGTGGATGCAGAGTTCTTTAAGCGGGTGCGCTCCTCTTACTATGTGGTCAGTGGCAATGATCAGACAGCTCAGGAGCCcagtagggctgtccttgatGCAGTCCTGGAAGGAAAGGCCCAGTGGGGAAACAATATGCAG GTCACTCTGATTCCAACCCATGACACTGATGTGATGAGGGAGTGGTACCAGGAGACCCACGACAAGCAGCAGGAGCTCAACATCATGGTCCTGGCCAGCAGCAGCACTGTTGTCATGCAGGATGAGTCCTTCCCGGCTTGTAAGATAGAGATGTAG